A section of the Malania oleifera isolate guangnan ecotype guangnan chromosome 2, ASM2987363v1, whole genome shotgun sequence genome encodes:
- the LOC131148032 gene encoding remorin-like — MTTLISIRDAVSANGNHDAMYSPAKEKAANRGTYVCRSPLLLRRFHQMVIASKAKLFLEKPDPAMEKKPSGGSIDRDVALAEVEKEKRLSFIKAWEESEKTQAENIGNEGVRPSSAAGGDSDAVLHSVAQQVMAAIVRNSREQGGLSAGHSSSIKKFIKMNPPTFSGGTDLAVAEKWV, encoded by the exons ATGACGACCCTCATCTCGATCCGCGATGCCGTCTCGGCCAACGGTAATCACGACGCTATGTACTCTCCAGCGAAGGAGAAGGCCGCCAACAGAGGCACTTATGTTTGTCGGTCACCTCTTCTCCTTCGCCGGTTCCATCAAATGGTCATTGCATCCAAAGCGAAGCTTTTTCTGG AGAAACCAGATCCTGCAATGGAGAAAAAACCTTCAGGAGGATCAATTGACAGAG ATGTTGCTCTGGCAGAGGTTGAAAAGGAAAAGAGGTTGTCTTTTATCAAGGCATGGGAAGAAAGTGAAAAAACTCAGGCAGAGAACAT tggtaatgagggtgttaGGCCCTCAAGTGCAGCTGGTGGCGACTCAGATGCAGTACTACACAGCGTGGCTCAACAAGTCATGGCTGCAATTGTCAGGAACTCAAGGGAGCAGGGAGGTCTGTCTGCAGGCCATAGTAGTTCGATTAAGAAGTTtatcaagatgaatcctccgactttctcaggaggaactgatcttgCGGTTGCTGAGAAATGGGTGTAG